The Zerene cesonia ecotype Mississippi chromosome 14, Zerene_cesonia_1.1, whole genome shotgun sequence genome window below encodes:
- the LOC119831818 gene encoding allergen Tha p 1-like codes for MKLLIVLCALTAFVSARPDDHYSERYDNFDIEELIKNKRLLISHAECFEGEGKCTPEASELKELAPEAVQTSCGKCTEKQKVLVAKVMKAVKETLPEHWEKLRHKYDAEGKFENDFKAFVEKYAA; via the exons ATGAAACTCCTGATAGTACTGTGTGCTTTAACAGCATTTGTGTCTGCAAGGCCTGATGATCATTACAGCGAACGTTATGATAACTTTGATATTGAGGAgctcattaaaaacaaaaggcTATTAATTTCACACGCTGAATGCTTCGAGGGTGAGGGCAAGTGTACTCCTGAAGCTAGCGAATTGAAAG AACTAGCGCCTGAAGCAGTGCAGACATCATGTGGTAAGTGCACTGAAAAACAAAAGGTCCTTGTTGCTAAGGTGATGAAAGCGGTGAAGGAGACATTGCCCGAACATTGGGAAAAACTGCGTCACAAGTACGACGCTGAAGGAAAATTTGAAAACGATTTCAAAGCTTTCGTCGAAAAGTACGCAGCCTGA